A region from the Chitinophaga sp. Cy-1792 genome encodes:
- a CDS encoding glycosyltransferase family 2 protein yields MPNNVHTPLVSIVTVNYNNSAVTVALLESIASNDYKNLEVIVVDNASAEDPTDSFTNAYPAVKVIRSATNKGFAGGNNIGIQAAKGDFLFLVNNDTAFTPGLIPGLLAIFEQHADVGIVSPKFHYFFHPGIIEYAGYRQVDVFTGRNSMIGCKEEDRGQYNTGGTTAYAHGGAMMMKRAVLEEVGLMPEIYFLYYEEFDWCEMFRRKGYRIYYEPASLIYHKESMTTGKNSVLKTYYLTRNRILFMRRNVRWYQLALFLLFFAFVTIPKNTLRYVLKREKDHLRAFWKGVIWNIKNLNLNKESCAV; encoded by the coding sequence ATGCCGAATAACGTACATACACCACTGGTTTCCATCGTTACCGTTAACTATAACAACAGTGCGGTAACAGTTGCATTGCTGGAATCCATCGCTTCCAACGATTATAAAAACCTGGAAGTGATCGTGGTGGATAATGCATCTGCCGAAGATCCGACAGACTCATTCACCAATGCATACCCGGCGGTGAAAGTGATACGAAGTGCTACCAATAAAGGGTTTGCAGGTGGAAATAATATTGGCATACAGGCCGCAAAAGGTGATTTCCTGTTTCTCGTGAATAATGATACTGCCTTTACGCCCGGGCTGATACCCGGACTGCTGGCCATTTTTGAGCAACATGCAGATGTTGGTATTGTTAGTCCGAAATTCCATTACTTCTTTCATCCGGGTATTATAGAATATGCCGGGTACAGACAGGTAGATGTTTTCACCGGCAGAAACAGTATGATCGGCTGTAAGGAAGAAGATAGGGGCCAGTACAATACCGGCGGCACCACCGCCTATGCGCATGGTGGCGCCATGATGATGAAACGCGCCGTACTGGAGGAAGTAGGACTGATGCCGGAAATATATTTTCTCTACTATGAAGAATTTGACTGGTGCGAGATGTTCAGACGTAAAGGCTATCGCATTTACTATGAGCCGGCATCACTCATCTACCATAAAGAATCTATGACCACAGGAAAAAACAGTGTGCTCAAAACATACTATCTCACCCGCAACCGCATCCTGTTTATGCGCCGCAACGTAAGATGGTACCAGCTGGCCCTGTTCCTGCTGTTCTTTGCCTTTGTGACCATCCCTAAGAATACGCTCCGATATGTGCTGAAACGCGAAAAGGACCATCTGCGCGCTTTCTGGAAAGGGGTGATCTGGAATATTAAAAACTTAAATCTAAATAAGGAATCATGTGCGGTATAG
- a CDS encoding glycosyltransferase family 2 protein — protein sequence MLVVEIVVFLFPALCVLYNLYFCLAASLEKKKKVDDWSQEAYGRIAVLVPAYKEDAIILATVANYEKLRYPRSSFDIVVIADSLQPATLEALAVTSAIVVPVSFEKSTKVRALNAAFQQLDNSYDMALICDADNLLDADFLLKINYAFRQGHMAVQARRVAKNIDTPFAILDTANEIISNHLYRKGSCALGLSSSLIGSGMAFQYQLIKTAMQEIDATGGFDKVLQLLMADGTVFKKVGLKPQPIYYLEEALVFDEKVDNAAAFTNQRRRWLSSQYKYLFKYWHKGWYALKTGNMDYFNLFVCQNMMPPRMLLLTFVTLMPVLYFFLQHYLFIPYWYWLILWATNALTLLLPIPRLFYAKYFLKGLVSLPRAIGIMLALTFKLKGADNTFIHTSHSKTTVDNPLLDAE from the coding sequence ATGCTTGTTGTAGAAATTGTTGTGTTTTTGTTCCCGGCGCTGTGTGTATTGTATAATCTTTATTTCTGCCTTGCTGCCAGCCTGGAGAAAAAAAAGAAAGTAGACGACTGGAGCCAGGAAGCGTATGGCCGGATTGCAGTGCTGGTGCCCGCCTACAAGGAAGATGCCATCATCCTTGCCACGGTGGCCAACTACGAAAAGCTACGCTATCCGCGATCGTCTTTTGATATAGTAGTAATAGCAGATTCGTTGCAACCCGCTACCCTGGAGGCACTGGCAGTTACCAGTGCCATCGTGGTTCCGGTGAGCTTCGAAAAAAGTACCAAGGTGCGTGCACTGAATGCGGCGTTCCAACAGCTGGATAACAGCTATGATATGGCCCTCATCTGTGATGCAGATAACCTCCTGGATGCTGATTTTCTGTTAAAGATCAATTACGCATTCCGGCAGGGGCATATGGCTGTACAGGCCAGGCGCGTAGCTAAAAATATCGATACGCCCTTTGCTATCCTGGATACGGCGAATGAAATTATTTCCAATCACCTGTATCGTAAAGGCAGCTGCGCCCTGGGATTGTCGTCGTCGCTGATAGGCTCCGGCATGGCTTTTCAGTATCAGCTGATAAAAACTGCGATGCAGGAAATCGATGCTACCGGCGGATTTGATAAAGTGTTGCAGCTGCTGATGGCCGATGGAACCGTTTTTAAAAAGGTCGGTTTAAAACCACAACCCATATACTACCTGGAAGAAGCACTGGTATTTGATGAAAAGGTGGACAATGCTGCAGCATTTACCAACCAGCGCCGACGCTGGCTCTCCAGTCAGTATAAGTATCTTTTTAAATACTGGCACAAAGGATGGTATGCGCTCAAAACCGGCAACATGGACTATTTCAACCTGTTCGTCTGCCAGAACATGATGCCGCCAAGGATGCTGCTGCTGACCTTTGTAACGTTAATGCCTGTACTATATTTCTTTTTACAGCATTACCTGTTTATCCCTTACTGGTACTGGCTGATACTATGGGCCACCAATGCATTGACTTTGTTGCTGCCCATACCCAGACTCTTTTATGCGAAGTATTTCCTGAAAGGGCTGGTGAGTCTGCCAAGAGCTATAGGTATCATGCTGGCACTGACGTTTAAACTGAAAGGTGCGGACAATACCTTTATCCATACCAGTCATTCTAAAACAACTGTAGACAACCCATTACTGGATGCCGAATAA
- a CDS encoding sugar transferase, with the protein MGTTTPELTPAMPLKPAHEKTETAVIRQLSPEKIVIFVGNTYLDVRDTPGNYKFLVVQDINAAQASISEVLNVFRKIPAVIIYRFNSKYEQECEQWEQYFQDNQVLRSIPFFMYSEQVSEQLKSFARKYRFIDEVITRDCLMHTLDKKITFVSKFKYLSVITRQESTSPDKNLTRPKRTPGAVIKRLTDILLASMALIVASPFLLVIAAAIRMESKGPIFYAAKRAGKNYRIFKFYKFRTMVPDADKKLQQLSHLNQYSNEQGGTVFYKVTNDPRITKLGAFLRNTSLDEIPQLLNVIKGDMSLVGNRPLPLYEAAALTTDEWSQRFNAPAGITGLWQISKRGNKDMSTEERIGLDINYANKHTFGYDMWIMMNTPFALVQKENV; encoded by the coding sequence ATGGGAACGACTACACCTGAATTAACTCCTGCTATGCCATTGAAACCAGCGCATGAGAAAACGGAAACTGCTGTGATTCGTCAATTGAGCCCCGAAAAAATTGTCATCTTTGTGGGTAATACCTACCTGGATGTCAGAGATACCCCCGGCAATTATAAATTCCTGGTTGTACAGGATATAAATGCCGCACAGGCCTCTATTTCAGAGGTGCTGAACGTATTCCGTAAAATCCCTGCTGTCATCATTTACCGCTTTAACAGTAAATATGAACAGGAGTGCGAACAATGGGAACAGTACTTTCAGGATAACCAGGTACTGCGCTCTATTCCCTTCTTTATGTATTCAGAGCAGGTTTCAGAGCAACTGAAATCTTTTGCCAGGAAATACCGCTTCATCGATGAGGTAATCACCCGCGACTGCCTCATGCACACACTCGATAAAAAAATAACGTTTGTTAGCAAGTTCAAATACCTGAGTGTCATCACGCGCCAGGAAAGTACTTCTCCCGATAAAAATCTTACCCGGCCCAAACGCACTCCGGGCGCTGTTATCAAACGACTGACGGATATCCTCCTGGCCAGCATGGCACTCATTGTGGCGTCGCCCTTTTTGCTGGTCATCGCAGCAGCGATCAGAATGGAGTCTAAAGGCCCGATATTCTACGCCGCCAAAAGAGCCGGTAAAAACTACCGCATCTTTAAATTCTATAAGTTCAGAACGATGGTGCCAGACGCAGATAAAAAATTGCAACAGCTGTCGCACCTCAACCAATATAGTAACGAACAGGGTGGTACTGTATTTTATAAAGTTACCAACGACCCGCGTATCACAAAGCTGGGTGCCTTCCTCCGTAATACCAGCCTGGACGAGATCCCGCAATTGCTCAATGTAATTAAGGGAGATATGTCGCTGGTAGGTAACCGCCCGCTGCCACTCTATGAAGCTGCTGCACTTACCACAGACGAGTGGTCGCAACGCTTCAATGCACCTGCCGGTATCACAGGACTCTGGCAGATCAGCAAAAGAGGAAATAAGGATATGTCAACAGAAGAAAGAATTGGTCTGGATATCAACTATGCCAACAAACATACGTTTGGCTATGATATGTGGATCATGATGAATACCCCATTTGCACTTGTGCAAAAAGAAAATGTATAG
- a CDS encoding response regulator has product MKKKVLIIDDSLPIRFLLEAIFSKNYHVVSAQDGLVAMSWLSKGNTPDLIITDLQMPNIDGHELIQFLASSNLYRDIPVVVLSACNDADTTATVNQHHNVHAFFSKPFDPIQLSASVSDILNDQLVAAG; this is encoded by the coding sequence ATGAAAAAGAAAGTATTAATAATAGACGATAGTTTACCGATAAGGTTTCTGCTGGAAGCAATCTTCAGCAAAAATTATCATGTTGTTTCAGCGCAGGATGGTTTAGTGGCAATGTCCTGGCTCTCCAAAGGCAATACCCCGGATCTTATCATCACCGATCTCCAGATGCCAAATATCGACGGTCATGAACTGATTCAGTTCCTGGCGTCCAGCAACTTATATAGAGATATCCCTGTGGTAGTGCTGTCTGCATGTAATGATGCGGATACTACTGCTACCGTTAATCAGCACCATAACGTACATGCATTTTTTAGCAAACCTTTCGATCCTATCCAACTGTCAGCATCTGTATCTGATATTCTGAATGATCAATTGGTAGCTGCCGGCTGA